A genomic region of Methanosarcina thermophila TM-1 contains the following coding sequences:
- a CDS encoding glycoside hydrolase family 57 protein, with translation MTSVCIYFQVHQPFRLRRFWPDDRSGFFRYFDERCNREIFERVARKCYIPANRVLLDLLDRYKGEFRFSLSVTGTLLEQCELWGKDVLESFRQMAETGSVEYLDETFYHSLSSLFEDKTEFIEEIREHRESMSDLLGVKPEVFRNTELLYNNTIAKLVSDLGYKAILTEGADHILDGRSPNVLYKAKGSGLPVIVRNYKLSDDIGYRFSARWWEGYPLTAEKWASWASGINEDCINIFMDYETFGEHQWEETGIFSFLEKLPEEVLKTHLDFSTPRELVEKYSPVSEIDIGDFSTISWADMERDTSAWLGNDMQRRCFEEIKLLEPFVRKTEDPEILRIWKHLLTSDHYYYMCTKWLGDGDVHSYFSVHSTPFDAAVNFMAVLMDFKAQVFKKLSAIA, from the coding sequence ATGACCTCGGTTTGTATTTATTTCCAGGTGCATCAACCGTTCAGACTGCGCAGGTTTTGGCCAGATGACAGATCAGGGTTTTTCCGCTATTTCGACGAGAGATGCAACAGGGAAATCTTTGAAAGAGTAGCCCGGAAATGCTATATTCCTGCAAACAGAGTACTTCTGGACTTGCTTGATAGATATAAAGGAGAATTCAGGTTTTCTCTTTCAGTTACCGGAACCCTGCTCGAGCAATGCGAACTTTGGGGAAAAGATGTACTCGAGAGTTTCCGACAGATGGCAGAAACCGGATCAGTGGAATACCTGGACGAAACCTTCTATCATTCCCTCTCAAGCCTTTTTGAAGACAAAACCGAATTTATTGAGGAGATAAGAGAGCACAGAGAAAGTATGTCTGATCTTCTGGGAGTTAAACCTGAGGTATTTCGGAATACTGAACTGCTTTACAATAACACGATAGCAAAGCTTGTTTCTGACCTGGGGTATAAGGCTATCCTTACTGAGGGTGCGGATCATATACTTGATGGAAGGTCTCCCAACGTTCTTTACAAGGCAAAAGGCTCGGGACTTCCAGTTATAGTCAGGAATTATAAACTAAGTGACGATATAGGATACAGATTCTCGGCAAGGTGGTGGGAAGGATATCCTCTGACTGCAGAAAAATGGGCCTCATGGGCATCTGGGATTAATGAGGATTGTATTAATATTTTTATGGACTATGAGACCTTCGGAGAGCATCAATGGGAAGAAACCGGGATATTTTCCTTTCTGGAAAAGCTGCCAGAGGAAGTTCTCAAGACTCACCTGGATTTCAGCACTCCCCGTGAGCTTGTCGAAAAATACTCACCTGTTTCCGAGATTGATATAGGGGATTTTTCTACAATCTCCTGGGCTGATATGGAGCGCGACACCAGTGCATGGCTTGGCAACGACATGCAAAGGCGCTGCTTTGAAGAGATAAAGCTGCTTGAGCCATTTGTAAGGAAAACAGAGGACCCTGAAATCCTGCGTATTTGGAAGCACCTTCTAACTTCGGATCACTATTACTACATGTGTACCAAGTGGCTTGGGGATGGGGATGTCCACTCATATTTCAGCGTCCACTCCACACCCTTCGATGCCGCTGTTAATTTCATGGCTGTACTTATGGATTTCAAAGCGCAGGTATTCAAGAAACTTAGCGCAATAGCTTAA
- the purL gene encoding phosphoribosylformylglycinamidine synthase subunit PurL — MLPEEDLKIIKKELGREPTLVEQGCFLNLWSEHCSYRSSAPLLKTFTTTGKNVIIGPGDDAAIIRFEDGYVLAIGMESHNHPSYVDPYNGAATGVGGIVRDIISMGARPIALMDPLYFGPLDTPKNLFLFEQIIKGIASYGNCIGVPVVNGETFFDRKYSGNPLVNVVAVGLCKEEEIITSRSQKAGNKLVLVGSSTGRDGLGGASFASRDLSESAEAEDRPSVQVGDPYTEKLVIEMTLEAMKKGYVKSCKDLGAAGLGGASSELAAKGGLGARIITDAVPQREPNMNAYEILLAESQERMLFEVAPEDVEAVLALAAKYDLNGAVVGYLTEEPNYTVEFKGEIVADIPIALLTGGAPTCEKPSVTPISQVEESKALETPKDLKTAFLKVLSSYNIASKEWIYRQYDHEVQLRTIVKPGEDSSVLRITDKKGIALSCGCQPRATLLDPYNGGKTAVVENAMNLAVKGAEGLAIVNCLNFGNPDRPEIYWQFKNAVLGLGDGARELSIPVVGGNVSLYNESDEFKTAILPTPSIGMIGKVDLETPLPSSFFVSSGDTIILVGETTADMGGSEYYACFGAQNAGKVPPVPTNFPEIIKAIIEAVKSGKLNSAHDLSLGGIAAGLARMCRDLGAEVDLSEAAEIKADELLFSEAPARALLATNEPEAVLEILKDVPHIIIGKVGGNSLRIKGKDFEISLSLKEISDAYGSLTRFMMG; from the coding sequence ATGTTACCTGAAGAAGACCTTAAGATTATTAAAAAAGAACTCGGGCGAGAGCCCACCCTGGTAGAACAGGGCTGCTTTTTAAATTTATGGAGCGAACACTGTTCCTACCGCTCAAGCGCTCCTCTCCTTAAAACTTTTACTACGACTGGCAAGAACGTGATTATCGGTCCAGGAGACGATGCTGCAATTATTAGATTCGAGGATGGATACGTACTTGCCATAGGCATGGAAAGCCATAATCACCCCTCATATGTAGATCCCTATAATGGGGCTGCTACCGGTGTTGGAGGTATTGTGAGGGACATAATCTCTATGGGAGCCCGCCCTATTGCTCTCATGGACCCTCTCTATTTTGGGCCTCTTGACACTCCTAAAAATCTATTCCTTTTCGAGCAGATAATTAAGGGAATTGCAAGCTATGGAAACTGTATCGGAGTGCCTGTAGTCAACGGTGAGACCTTCTTTGACAGAAAATACAGTGGAAATCCTCTTGTAAATGTGGTTGCAGTAGGGCTCTGTAAGGAAGAAGAAATTATAACTTCACGCTCCCAGAAAGCCGGAAACAAACTCGTGCTCGTAGGCTCAAGCACAGGAAGAGACGGGCTTGGGGGAGCTTCCTTTGCCTCAAGGGATCTTTCCGAATCAGCCGAAGCTGAGGACCGACCAAGTGTTCAGGTAGGAGATCCCTATACTGAGAAGCTTGTAATTGAAATGACCCTGGAAGCTATGAAAAAGGGGTATGTAAAATCCTGCAAAGACCTTGGAGCTGCCGGCTTAGGAGGGGCAAGCTCGGAACTGGCTGCAAAAGGAGGGCTTGGAGCCCGGATCATTACAGACGCTGTGCCGCAACGCGAGCCCAATATGAACGCTTATGAAATCCTGCTTGCGGAATCTCAGGAGCGCATGCTCTTTGAAGTAGCTCCCGAAGACGTCGAAGCCGTCCTTGCTCTGGCAGCAAAATACGACCTTAATGGAGCTGTAGTAGGATACCTGACAGAAGAGCCAAACTATACAGTTGAGTTTAAAGGGGAAATTGTTGCCGATATACCAATAGCTTTACTGACAGGCGGCGCTCCAACCTGCGAGAAACCCTCAGTAACTCCTATTTCCCAGGTTGAGGAGAGTAAAGCACTAGAAACTCCAAAAGACCTGAAAACAGCTTTCCTGAAAGTCCTATCTTCCTATAATATTGCCTCAAAAGAATGGATTTACAGGCAGTATGACCATGAGGTTCAGTTGAGAACAATTGTCAAACCCGGAGAAGATTCCAGTGTGCTCAGGATTACCGATAAAAAAGGAATTGCACTTTCCTGCGGCTGTCAGCCAAGAGCTACCCTTCTTGACCCCTACAATGGGGGAAAGACCGCAGTTGTGGAAAACGCCATGAACCTTGCAGTAAAAGGTGCAGAAGGGCTTGCAATTGTAAACTGCCTGAACTTCGGAAACCCTGACCGTCCGGAAATTTACTGGCAATTTAAAAACGCCGTGCTCGGTCTTGGGGATGGAGCCAGGGAACTCTCTATCCCTGTCGTTGGGGGAAACGTCTCTCTATATAATGAAAGCGATGAGTTCAAGACTGCAATTCTCCCAACTCCTTCGATTGGAATGATAGGTAAAGTTGACCTTGAAACTCCACTTCCTTCAAGCTTCTTTGTGTCATCCGGAGACACTATTATCCTGGTAGGAGAAACAACTGCCGACATGGGAGGTTCCGAATATTATGCCTGTTTTGGAGCCCAGAATGCTGGGAAAGTTCCTCCTGTCCCGACAAACTTCCCGGAGATAATAAAAGCCATAATCGAAGCTGTAAAGAGTGGAAAACTAAACTCGGCACATGACCTTTCCCTTGGAGGAATTGCTGCAGGGCTTGCAAGAATGTGCAGAGACCTTGGCGCAGAAGTAGACCTGAGTGAGGCTGCAGAAATTAAAGCTGATGAGCTGTTATTCTCAGAAGCCCCTGCACGGGCTTTGCTTGCTACAAACGAGCCGGAAGCTGTACTGGAGATCCTCAAAGATGTGCCCCACATCATAATCGGCAAGGTAGGAGGTAATTCGCTTAGGATCAAAGGAAAAGATTTTGAGATTTCTCTATCCCTCAAAGAGATCTCGGATGCGTACGGCAGCCTTACAAGATTTATGATGGGCTGA
- a CDS encoding glycoside hydrolase family 57 protein translates to MKAVCICMGVHLPYNPKWYWPVEGFVGIPEMDRYFDRNSIFSKFLKASRQMLRLNDLILESIERGGKYSFDLSGPFLEQCRWDPELLESFYELGETGGVEFTGSCNYHSLSSLYPDLSWFNEEVIMYKETLRELLDITPETFVNTELLYTERAERILTDLGFKCLIAEGSRNLMNGYDPVHVFENHVPTLLRHINLSEDLELRFSKKDWQGYPLIPEKFVDWINSMDGDVLTLYINYQNICFHYRNKSMIADFIRLLPETLKSRGIEMLTPAEAVKRFKPLKLPTLATEQTIRYGMHNALGNHAQQLYLRELVRVGEELSELKGKKDYNKLRDVYGYLQQSEIFFSMNPGNIREGYERAVNYFSILSDFRRAVLEGGT, encoded by the coding sequence ATGAAAGCCGTATGCATCTGTATGGGAGTGCATTTGCCTTACAACCCCAAGTGGTACTGGCCTGTCGAGGGTTTTGTGGGGATACCTGAGATGGATAGATATTTTGATCGGAATAGTATTTTTTCAAAATTTTTAAAAGCGAGCAGGCAAATGTTACGCCTTAATGATTTGATTCTGGAATCTATTGAAAGGGGGGGAAAATATTCCTTTGATCTGTCTGGACCCTTCCTTGAACAGTGTAGATGGGACCCCGAACTTCTCGAATCATTCTACGAACTTGGGGAAACCGGTGGTGTAGAGTTTACCGGGAGCTGCAATTATCACTCCCTGAGTTCATTATATCCCGATCTATCCTGGTTCAATGAAGAAGTGATAATGTACAAGGAAACACTCAGGGAGTTACTTGACATTACACCCGAAACATTTGTAAATACTGAACTTCTATATACTGAGAGAGCAGAGAGAATTCTTACCGATCTGGGTTTTAAGTGTCTTATCGCAGAAGGGTCTAGAAATCTTATGAATGGATACGACCCTGTACATGTTTTTGAAAACCATGTTCCGACCCTTCTAAGGCATATAAACCTTAGCGAGGATCTTGAACTGCGTTTTTCGAAGAAAGACTGGCAAGGCTATCCTCTTATTCCGGAAAAGTTTGTGGATTGGATTAACAGTATGGATGGTGACGTCCTGACACTTTATATTAATTATCAGAATATTTGTTTTCATTATAGAAATAAGAGTATGATAGCCGATTTTATCCGGTTGCTTCCCGAAACACTCAAATCCAGGGGAATTGAGATGTTGACACCAGCTGAGGCTGTAAAGAGATTCAAGCCTCTGAAACTTCCGACGCTGGCAACTGAACAGACAATACGTTATGGGATGCATAATGCATTAGGGAACCATGCTCAACAGCTTTATCTGCGAGAACTGGTAAGGGTTGGCGAGGAACTCTCAGAACTTAAGGGAAAAAAAGATTATAATAAACTTAGAGATGTATACGGTTATCTCCAGCAAAGTGAAATATTTTTTTCAATGAACCCTGGAAATATAAGAGAAGGGTATGAAAGAGCTGTAAACTATTTTTCCATCCTTTCAGATTTCAGAAGAGCTGTGCTTGAGGGAGGAACATGA
- the yciH gene encoding stress response translation initiation inhibitor YciH: MSSGMCPVCGLPQELCICEEVAKEQQRITVKVNRRRYGKEVTVVEGFDASEIDLHELSTYLKSKFACGGTVKGNTVELQGNHLARMKEVLMEKGFSAEQIKN; encoded by the coding sequence ATGAGTAGCGGAATGTGCCCAGTATGCGGGCTTCCACAAGAACTTTGCATTTGCGAAGAGGTCGCAAAAGAGCAACAGAGAATTACTGTAAAAGTCAACAGAAGAAGATACGGAAAAGAAGTTACCGTTGTAGAAGGTTTCGACGCAAGTGAAATTGATCTTCATGAACTGTCCACTTACCTTAAATCGAAGTTTGCATGCGGCGGTACGGTAAAAGGAAATACTGTGGAACTTCAGGGTAATCACCTTGCCCGCATGAAAGAAGTCCTCATGGAAAAGGGTTTCTCTGCTGAACA
- a CDS encoding helix-turn-helix domain-containing protein — MNDLNGLIGFVNGNSIRQKVLSLLSSKGEMEGKRISKTVRVAHPTVAKTLEELEQKGLIIKKDEIYSLTESGVKVEKMIQQI; from the coding sequence ATGAATGATTTGAACGGGTTAATAGGTTTCGTGAACGGAAACAGTATAAGGCAAAAAGTGCTCTCCTTACTCTCCTCGAAAGGAGAAATGGAAGGGAAAAGAATATCAAAGACTGTGCGAGTTGCACATCCTACCGTCGCAAAAACACTAGAAGAACTTGAACAGAAAGGATTAATCATAAAAAAAGATGAAATATACTCCCTGACCGAATCCGGAGTAAAAGTAGAAAAAATGATCCAGCAAATTTAA
- a CDS encoding V4R domain-containing protein, translating into MVRDLFMFAGLNERTQIVWFKIIYSKEPGSLSSIIDFLEKENAFIMFGHLDNITQKTGEYSVFIELDKNSDPEDFARKVEELDVVSEVEYGVSKYRMIYSADFPLNVVGVRGVAARALTIVDIIKTLNQNVPHAEGLLTMSGLKGGIHSAKYFKSILNLDDSNFADVLAELYRGVGWGILEIECDPKTYQGKIIVKDSFIADVYGGADQPVCAFMSGYFAGYLTEYFGKNISVREVSCKATGKDVCEHIISPAPSGGTGQEYQLRGETR; encoded by the coding sequence ATGGTAAGGGACTTGTTCATGTTTGCAGGCCTCAATGAGAGGACGCAGATTGTATGGTTTAAAATTATTTATTCAAAGGAACCCGGATCTTTATCCTCAATAATCGACTTTCTGGAAAAAGAGAACGCGTTCATTATGTTTGGTCATCTGGATAACATAACACAAAAAACAGGAGAATATTCAGTATTTATCGAACTTGATAAAAATAGTGACCCAGAAGACTTTGCCAGGAAGGTAGAGGAGCTTGACGTTGTAAGTGAGGTAGAATACGGAGTTTCAAAGTACAGAATGATCTATTCTGCGGACTTTCCCCTTAATGTCGTAGGAGTCAGAGGAGTTGCGGCAAGAGCACTCACAATTGTTGATATCATTAAGACTCTAAATCAGAATGTGCCACATGCCGAGGGACTTCTCACAATGTCAGGACTTAAGGGAGGAATTCATTCAGCAAAATATTTTAAGAGTATTTTGAACCTTGATGATAGTAATTTCGCAGACGTGCTTGCAGAACTCTACAGGGGTGTAGGCTGGGGAATTCTTGAGATAGAATGCGATCCGAAGACGTATCAAGGAAAAATTATTGTTAAAGATTCGTTTATAGCTGACGTTTACGGAGGGGCGGACCAGCCAGTATGTGCCTTTATGAGCGGCTATTTTGCAGGTTACCTGACCGAGTATTTCGGAAAAAACATTAGTGTGAGGGAGGTAAGCTGTAAAGCTACAGGAAAGGATGTCTGCGAACATATAATCTCACCGGCACCATCGGGCGGCACAGGTCAGGAATACCAGCTGAGAGGGGAGACGCGGTGA